CTGGACAATTCGATTTCCTCGGGCTTTTTCTGGGTATTGATTATGACCACGCCATTCTCTTTCAAGCCTTCAAGAACGTCAACCGTCTCAAGCAGCGTCTCATCCAGAACAACAACATAGTCAGGCTCGTATATCTGCGTCTTTATCCTTATTTTTTTATTGTCCACACGCGTAAAAGCTTTTACTGGCGCGCCTCTCCTTTCCGCCCCAAAAAAAGGAAAGGATACGGCGTAATTTCCTTCCAAAAAAGCTGCAAGGGCATAGGCTTCAGCAGCCATACGGCCACCCTGCCCGCCTCTTCCGTGAAAACGTATTTCATACATGATTATCCAAAGCGGTAATGCACGAATGCAATATTAATGTTATGATGCCGGCAAAGACATAACAAAGGCAGTGGGCTGACATTTCCTGTTTTACAGCTACCTGAGAAGCATTTTAAAAAAGAAAACAAAAGTTTTAATAGCGCAAACCCGTTATATATCTGGAGGCAAGAAACATGAACAGGAAAACACTGGCAATATTTGTAGCGGCACTTTTTGTAGTGGGTGTTGTAATGCCCGCAATAGGAAGTTCCACCGGCAAGGTAAAAATTGAGATAAAAGAAAGAAAATTTGTTGACGGAAGACCCATCGTACCCGTGCTTACAGACAAGGGCATGCGGTTTTCCTTCCTGACAAAAGGTAAACCGCCAGGAGCTGGCGATAAAAAACCAAGCGTGACAATCACTAATCCTGCCGATGGTGCAACTGTTTCTGGGACGGTAACAATCACTGTAACAGTAAGTGACAAGGAAGATGACCCAGACCCAATCCCGACAATTAAGATTGATGGAGTAACTGTTGCAACAGGAAATTCGTATGACTGGGACACCACCGGAGAAAGTGATGGGACACATACCATTTCGGCGGAAGCAACAGATTCCGTCGGCAATACTGGCTCGGATAGCATCACCGTAACCAAAGATGGTAGCGGAGGCGACGGTGTGGTTAAAAAATATGCCCTGTGCATTGGCATCAGCGATTACGACGGAACAGCCAACGACTTGAATTATTGCGATGATGATGCAATGGACTGGAAGGGATTTTTGAATGGCAAAGGTTATACCGTGACTACTTTAATCGACAGGGAGGCAACAGCAAGTACCATAGAAGCAAAGATTGACGACCTGCTTACAAAGGAGGATGGAGACGATTATGTTGTATTCACATACTCAGGCCATGGAACAACGTACCGCAATTATGGCTCTTGCATGATATCCACGGATATGTGGTATATAACACACGGCTGGCTTGAATCCAAATTCAGTTCGGCAGATTCAACACACATATACTTTGCATTTGACGCCTGCAAAATCGGGGGTTTCAAAGGAGTTGTGACTGACGGGCGTGTCGGAGCGTTTGCCAGCAACAAGGACTACGCCTATGACGGAGATGATTCAATGAAAAACGGCGTATTTACATATTACCAGATGGAAGGCTGGAATACATACAACAACTTTGAGGACGATGCGGCATATGCAGTGCAGGAAATGGAGGCATGGGCTTCCCAGTACGCGAATGTGAATGTTGACCCATTCTACGTGGACAAGTATACGGGAGATATGATTCCATAAACACCCCTTTTTCTTTTCTTATTTTCCTTTTTGGAGCTTTTCACAACCCTAAAAATAAGGTAAAAATTATATATTGCCGTACATTTACAGGTAAAAATGGGCGGGAAGACCATGACAAAAAATTTTGGATTTTACTGGAGGCATGGCTAATTTGACGGTCTTCCCATTCCGATTTCCTTTCCCCTCTGTAACAAATCCATTTCGGTATTTATAAACTTTTCTTTTTATTCTGGGCAAATTCTATGAGTTGACTTCCATCACATGTTGCCGTATTGAGGTCAAAGCCCTCTCGGCATGTTGCAAAAGAAAGATTATGGAGTTCGCAGGCGTCTCTAACTCTCTTCATAAGTTCATATCTGGTGTTTGAAGGAAGATAATACGAATTTCCCTTCTTTACAAATTCTATTTTATCCATTGCTTCGGGCATTGCGGATTTCAATCTTTTCAGCGAATCTTTTCTCGGTTTTATTGTGGAAGAAACGATATGGTGGCAGTACTTTGACGCCTCCCCCACAATCTTCTCGATTTCTCCATCATTTATGCCTGGTATTATCGGATCCAATCTCACGGAACAGGGTATCCCATTTTTCCACATCGTCTCCAATGCCTCTATTCTCCTTTCGGGCGAGGGAGCGTTAGGCTCTATTACCCTGGCAATTTCATTTTTCAGTGTCGTTACGGTCATGCTTACAGACGCCTTCATTTTAGAAATTAAATCTATATCTCTTGCCACAAGGTCGGATTTTGTCACTATCAAAACTTTTATTTCATTTTCCCTGAAAATTTTGAGGCTTTTTCTTGTGGCCCCATATATTTTTTCTTCCGGCGTGTATGGATCAGAACTGTTGGACATGCTTATGTATCTATTACCAATGAACCGTGATTTCAACTCCTTTTTCAATCTTTTTGTTACATCCTTCTTCAATCTCGCTTTGAATGGATTGGGGATGTAAGATGTGATGTAACAGTAAACACAGGCATGAGAACATCCTGTGTACGGACTGAATGAATATTTTGGAGGGCACGTGCAAAATTCGCTTTTCCATGGGTCAAATTCATTTATCAGCATTTCGATGACATCTTAACAGCCAACAAAATTAATTCTTTTCTCCATAATTTTTTAAATGAAATTCATATCCCCTTTTACAGGCGATATCATGGTTTCAGTCAAAGAATTCGAAGGAATAAGGCCGGTGCATCCAGAAAAGTTTTGTATAAAACCCTATGATGTCATCAGCAAGGAGGAGGAAGCTCAACTCAGAAAGAGCAAAAATGCCATCCATATTATTCTTCCTGAAGGTGAGGGAAACGAGGTATATGAAAACGCAAAAAATGCTTTCAAAGAATCGATGAAGCACATGGTGAGAGACGAACCGTGCATGTATCTCTACAGGGAGGGGGATGAACGTTTCAGCCAGAGAGGATTCATATTGACAGTCTCCCTCCATGATTATGAGCAGGGGAGGATAAAAAAACATGAGGAAACAAGGGAGAAACCACTTAATGATAGAATTAAGCATATAGAAGCAACGAATGCAAATACGGGCCTTGTCTGGACGATTTTCAAAAGCAAGGAAGGGCTAAAGAAAATCATGGATGAAATTGTTTCCAGAAAGCCCATTTTTGATTTCAATAAGTAT
The sequence above is a segment of the Candidatus Thermoplasmatota archaeon genome. Coding sequences within it:
- a CDS encoding caspase family protein; translation: MNRKTLAIFVAALFVVGVVMPAIGSSTGKVKIEIKERKFVDGRPIVPVLTDKGMRFSFLTKGKPPGAGDKKPSVTITNPADGATVSGTVTITVTVSDKEDDPDPIPTIKIDGVTVATGNSYDWDTTGESDGTHTISAEATDSVGNTGSDSITVTKDGSGGDGVVKKYALCIGISDYDGTANDLNYCDDDAMDWKGFLNGKGYTVTTLIDREATASTIEAKIDDLLTKEDGDDYVVFTYSGHGTTYRNYGSCMISTDMWYITHGWLESKFSSADSTHIYFAFDACKIGGFKGVVTDGRVGAFASNKDYAYDGDDSMKNGVFTYYQMEGWNTYNNFEDDAAYAVQEMEAWASQYANVNVDPFYVDKYTGDMIP
- a CDS encoding radical SAM protein, which gives rise to MLINEFDPWKSEFCTCPPKYSFSPYTGCSHACVYCYITSYIPNPFKARLKKDVTKRLKKELKSRFIGNRYISMSNSSDPYTPEEKIYGATRKSLKIFRENEIKVLIVTKSDLVARDIDLISKMKASVSMTVTTLKNEIARVIEPNAPSPERRIEALETMWKNGIPCSVRLDPIIPGINDGEIEKIVGEASKYCHHIVSSTIKPRKDSLKRLKSAMPEAMDKIEFVKKGNSYYLPSNTRYELMKRVRDACELHNLSFATCREGFDLNTATCDGSQLIEFAQNKKKSL